One Denticeps clupeoides chromosome 10, fDenClu1.1, whole genome shotgun sequence genomic window carries:
- the plekhn1 gene encoding probable pleckstrin homology domain-containing family N member 1 isoform X1, whose protein sequence is MGSSMSCVPERNLSFSRKSFIRRNSSRLFRKKNPQEGQEKSNSIINILSTVTPWKEMSPKDLQTIENMKWDPPFPYDPASGWKKSSVNVKNYGRLIHSSKVRFRFLHRPDVHDCFLDLFQTHLHFVSNTCSLTYQGTLPLKEITISKLQSNYNQPQEFAFQISGVSLNSIIVYCTSQKDMENWFSLLKQQIEVNGGTPIAPGSYTETKCGEEGGEGGEELRNSISNEPIYEWEGSQRESLGPIVYVTKVKLQHLPCQEQSDRLLVMYPDTMIFLSEENHRLFYKGKLPLNMITVTTPCQDVKPNTFMIEGKLINPIIVTCLDRAEFHDWIQHFKSSDVPILIPPPPVYDIIYTPTQREAPELDRWSNNSRSRTSSVRQSHSGRGSRELQVPHIEDNPLSPGYTEPLCFASSRPPSMEVQSLMGLGSRTNSMSSHGRPHPELRPLSRPGSSSLRSSHASSEGPLSPIYSTPYTSAMRSGPVQHVEKAPLIKSNSWSTPQSSLRYPHLNTQRHSDMYSSRKPLSPLYDDPSTPGVQHLPGSHMKLEQQSWQSCAEQQCPPLVLKAPPPGRKNRNSLVQDQDIQAPDWASERRADAVSRLKLLPGPQHGRLTQDIFPSRLATDAEQITYSYLPDDNSYLRPAEPDDQEVDYDNIWEYDSASGMIQPRSRILPHRTAELEFAAPGLGAVATRQRWS, encoded by the exons ATGGGGAGCAGCATGTCCTGCGTCCCCGAGCGCAACCTCAGCTTTTCTCGAAAGAGCTTCATCCGTAGGAACAG CAGCAGATTGTTCCGTAAGAAGAATCCCCAGGAGGGCCAGGAGAAATCCAACAGTATCATCAATATTTTGTCCACAGTCACTCCATGGAAG GAAATGTCCCCGAAGGATCTGCAGACGATCGAGAACATGAAATGGGATCCTCCGTTCCCCTACGACCCGGCCAGCGGCTGGAAGAAGAGCAGCGTTAACGTGAAGAACTACGGCCGTCTGATCCACAGCTCGAAAGTGCGCTTCCGATTCCTGCACCGTCCA GATGTCCATGACTGTTTCCTCGACCTCTTTCAGACACACCTCCACTTTGTGTCCAACACCTGCAGTCTCACCTACCAG GGCACTCTTCCACTAAAAGAGATCACTATCAGCAAGCTCCAGAGTAACTACAACCAACCACAGGAATTTGCGTTCCAGATAAGCG GTGTTAGTCTGAACAGCATCATTGTCTACTGCACAAGTCAGAAGGACATGGAAAATTGGTTCAGCCTGCTGAAGCAGCAGATCGAAGTGAATGGAGGAACGCCGATAGCACCCGGGTCGTACACGGAGACCAAG TGTGGTGAAGAGGGTGGTGAGGGTGGAGAGGAGCTGAGGAACTCCATCAGCAATGAGCCCATCTACGAATGGGAGGGGTCGCAGAGGGAGAGCCTGGGACCCATCGTCTACGTGACCAAGGTCAAGCTGCAGCACCTGCCCTGCCAG GAACAGAGCGACAGATTGCTGGTCATGTATCCAGACACGATGATCTTCCTCTCTGAAGAGAACCATCGCCTGTTCTACAAG GGGAAACTCCCTCTCAACATGATCACCGTGACGACCCCCTGCCAGGACGTCAAGCCCAACACGTTCATGATTGAAG GCAAGCTGATCAACCCCATCATCGTGACATGCCTGGACAGGGCCGAGTTTCATGACTGGATTCAGCATTTCAAATCATCGGACGTGCCAATTCTCATCCCCCCTCCACCTGTCTATGACATCATCTACACCCCAACGCAGAGAGAG GCTCCAGAACTGGACAGGTGGAGCAACAACAGCCGCAGCAGGACCAGCTCTGTCAGGCAGTCTCACAGTGGCCGGGGGTCCCGCGAGCTGCAGGTTCCTCACATCGAGGACAACCCCCTGTCTCCCGGCTACACCGAACCCCTCTGT TTTGCCTCCAGTCGGCCTCCCTCCATGGAAGTGCAGTCGCTTATGGGGCTTGGCAGTCGTACCAACAGCATGTCATCGCACGGCAGACCACACCCAGAGCTCCGACCGCTGTCCCGGCCTGGCTCTTCCTCCCTGCGCTCCTCTCACGCGTCATCTGAGGGCCCTCTGTCCCCCATTTACAGTACGCCTTACACATCAGCCATGCGCAGCGGCCCCGTCCAGCATGTTGAAAAAGCTCCTCTTATTAAG tCGAACAGCTGGAGCACCCCTCAGAGCTCTCTCAGGTACCCCCACTTAAACACCCAGCGCCACTCTGACATGTACTCCTCCCGCAAGCCCCTCTCGCCTCTCTACGACGACCCCAGCACGCCTGGGGTGCAGCACCTCCCCGGGAGCCACATGAAGCTGGAG CAGCAGTCCTGGCAGAGCTGCGCGGAGCAGCAGTGCCCACCCCTGGTGCTGAAGGCACCTCCCCCAGGCAGAAAGAACAGAAACAGCCTGGTGCAGGACCAGGACATTCAAGCCCCGGACTGGGCATCGGAACGGCGGGCTGACGCCGTCTCCAGGCTAAAGCTCTTGCCTGGGCCGCAACACGGTCGCCTAACACAA GACATCTTCCCGTCCCGTCTCGCTACGGACGCTGAGCAGATCACATACAGCTATTTGCCAG ACGACAACAGTTATCTGCGTCCCGCTGAACCGGACGACCAGGAAGTGGACTACGACAACATTTGGGAATATGACAGCGCTAGCGGAATGATACAGCCCCGCTCCAGGATCCTTCCCCACCGAACTGCGGAACTGGAGTTCGCTGCTCCGGGCCTCGGCGCCGTGGCAACACGGCAGAGATGGTCGTAA
- the plekhn1 gene encoding probable pleckstrin homology domain-containing family N member 1 isoform X2, with protein MGSSMSCVPERNLSFSRKSFIRRNSSRLFRKKNPQEGQEKSNSIINILSTVTPWKEMSPKDLQTIENMKWDPPFPYDPASGWKKSSVNVKNYGRLIHSSKVRFRFLHRPDVHDCFLDLFQTHLHFVSNTCSLTYQGTLPLKEITISKLQSNYNQPQEFAFQISGVSLNSIIVYCTSQKDMENWFSLLKQQIEVNGGTPIAPGSYTETKCGEEGGEGGEELRNSISNEPIYEWEGSQRESLGPIVYVTKVKLQHLPCQEQSDRLLVMYPDTMIFLSEENHRLFYKGKLPLNMITVTTPCQDVKPNTFMIEGKLINPIIVTCLDRAEFHDWIQHFKSSDVPILIPPPPVYDIIYTPTQREAPELDRWSNNSRSRTSSVRQSHSGRGSRELQVPHIEDNPLSPGYTEPLCFASSRPPSMEVQSLMGLGSRTNSMSSHGRPHPELRPLSRPGSSSLRSSHASSEGPLSPIYSTPYTSAMRSGPVQHVEKAPLIKSNSWSTPQSSLRYPHLNTQRHSDMYSSRKPLSPLYDDPSTPGVQHLPGSHMKLEQSWQSCAEQQCPPLVLKAPPPGRKNRNSLVQDQDIQAPDWASERRADAVSRLKLLPGPQHGRLTQDIFPSRLATDAEQITYSYLPDDNSYLRPAEPDDQEVDYDNIWEYDSASGMIQPRSRILPHRTAELEFAAPGLGAVATRQRWS; from the exons ATGGGGAGCAGCATGTCCTGCGTCCCCGAGCGCAACCTCAGCTTTTCTCGAAAGAGCTTCATCCGTAGGAACAG CAGCAGATTGTTCCGTAAGAAGAATCCCCAGGAGGGCCAGGAGAAATCCAACAGTATCATCAATATTTTGTCCACAGTCACTCCATGGAAG GAAATGTCCCCGAAGGATCTGCAGACGATCGAGAACATGAAATGGGATCCTCCGTTCCCCTACGACCCGGCCAGCGGCTGGAAGAAGAGCAGCGTTAACGTGAAGAACTACGGCCGTCTGATCCACAGCTCGAAAGTGCGCTTCCGATTCCTGCACCGTCCA GATGTCCATGACTGTTTCCTCGACCTCTTTCAGACACACCTCCACTTTGTGTCCAACACCTGCAGTCTCACCTACCAG GGCACTCTTCCACTAAAAGAGATCACTATCAGCAAGCTCCAGAGTAACTACAACCAACCACAGGAATTTGCGTTCCAGATAAGCG GTGTTAGTCTGAACAGCATCATTGTCTACTGCACAAGTCAGAAGGACATGGAAAATTGGTTCAGCCTGCTGAAGCAGCAGATCGAAGTGAATGGAGGAACGCCGATAGCACCCGGGTCGTACACGGAGACCAAG TGTGGTGAAGAGGGTGGTGAGGGTGGAGAGGAGCTGAGGAACTCCATCAGCAATGAGCCCATCTACGAATGGGAGGGGTCGCAGAGGGAGAGCCTGGGACCCATCGTCTACGTGACCAAGGTCAAGCTGCAGCACCTGCCCTGCCAG GAACAGAGCGACAGATTGCTGGTCATGTATCCAGACACGATGATCTTCCTCTCTGAAGAGAACCATCGCCTGTTCTACAAG GGGAAACTCCCTCTCAACATGATCACCGTGACGACCCCCTGCCAGGACGTCAAGCCCAACACGTTCATGATTGAAG GCAAGCTGATCAACCCCATCATCGTGACATGCCTGGACAGGGCCGAGTTTCATGACTGGATTCAGCATTTCAAATCATCGGACGTGCCAATTCTCATCCCCCCTCCACCTGTCTATGACATCATCTACACCCCAACGCAGAGAGAG GCTCCAGAACTGGACAGGTGGAGCAACAACAGCCGCAGCAGGACCAGCTCTGTCAGGCAGTCTCACAGTGGCCGGGGGTCCCGCGAGCTGCAGGTTCCTCACATCGAGGACAACCCCCTGTCTCCCGGCTACACCGAACCCCTCTGT TTTGCCTCCAGTCGGCCTCCCTCCATGGAAGTGCAGTCGCTTATGGGGCTTGGCAGTCGTACCAACAGCATGTCATCGCACGGCAGACCACACCCAGAGCTCCGACCGCTGTCCCGGCCTGGCTCTTCCTCCCTGCGCTCCTCTCACGCGTCATCTGAGGGCCCTCTGTCCCCCATTTACAGTACGCCTTACACATCAGCCATGCGCAGCGGCCCCGTCCAGCATGTTGAAAAAGCTCCTCTTATTAAG tCGAACAGCTGGAGCACCCCTCAGAGCTCTCTCAGGTACCCCCACTTAAACACCCAGCGCCACTCTGACATGTACTCCTCCCGCAAGCCCCTCTCGCCTCTCTACGACGACCCCAGCACGCCTGGGGTGCAGCACCTCCCCGGGAGCCACATGAAGCTGGAG CAGTCCTGGCAGAGCTGCGCGGAGCAGCAGTGCCCACCCCTGGTGCTGAAGGCACCTCCCCCAGGCAGAAAGAACAGAAACAGCCTGGTGCAGGACCAGGACATTCAAGCCCCGGACTGGGCATCGGAACGGCGGGCTGACGCCGTCTCCAGGCTAAAGCTCTTGCCTGGGCCGCAACACGGTCGCCTAACACAA GACATCTTCCCGTCCCGTCTCGCTACGGACGCTGAGCAGATCACATACAGCTATTTGCCAG ACGACAACAGTTATCTGCGTCCCGCTGAACCGGACGACCAGGAAGTGGACTACGACAACATTTGGGAATATGACAGCGCTAGCGGAATGATACAGCCCCGCTCCAGGATCCTTCCCCACCGAACTGCGGAACTGGAGTTCGCTGCTCCGGGCCTCGGCGCCGTGGCAACACGGCAGAGATGGTCGTAA
- the plekhn1 gene encoding probable pleckstrin homology domain-containing family N member 1 isoform X3, with the protein MGSSMSCVPERNLSFSRKSFIRRNSRLFRKKNPQEGQEKSNSIINILSTVTPWKEMSPKDLQTIENMKWDPPFPYDPASGWKKSSVNVKNYGRLIHSSKVRFRFLHRPDVHDCFLDLFQTHLHFVSNTCSLTYQGTLPLKEITISKLQSNYNQPQEFAFQISGVSLNSIIVYCTSQKDMENWFSLLKQQIEVNGGTPIAPGSYTETKCGEEGGEGGEELRNSISNEPIYEWEGSQRESLGPIVYVTKVKLQHLPCQEQSDRLLVMYPDTMIFLSEENHRLFYKGKLPLNMITVTTPCQDVKPNTFMIEGKLINPIIVTCLDRAEFHDWIQHFKSSDVPILIPPPPVYDIIYTPTQREAPELDRWSNNSRSRTSSVRQSHSGRGSRELQVPHIEDNPLSPGYTEPLCFASSRPPSMEVQSLMGLGSRTNSMSSHGRPHPELRPLSRPGSSSLRSSHASSEGPLSPIYSTPYTSAMRSGPVQHVEKAPLIKSNSWSTPQSSLRYPHLNTQRHSDMYSSRKPLSPLYDDPSTPGVQHLPGSHMKLEQQSWQSCAEQQCPPLVLKAPPPGRKNRNSLVQDQDIQAPDWASERRADAVSRLKLLPGPQHGRLTQDIFPSRLATDAEQITYSYLPDDNSYLRPAEPDDQEVDYDNIWEYDSASGMIQPRSRILPHRTAELEFAAPGLGAVATRQRWS; encoded by the exons ATGGGGAGCAGCATGTCCTGCGTCCCCGAGCGCAACCTCAGCTTTTCTCGAAAGAGCTTCATCCGTAGGAACAG CAGATTGTTCCGTAAGAAGAATCCCCAGGAGGGCCAGGAGAAATCCAACAGTATCATCAATATTTTGTCCACAGTCACTCCATGGAAG GAAATGTCCCCGAAGGATCTGCAGACGATCGAGAACATGAAATGGGATCCTCCGTTCCCCTACGACCCGGCCAGCGGCTGGAAGAAGAGCAGCGTTAACGTGAAGAACTACGGCCGTCTGATCCACAGCTCGAAAGTGCGCTTCCGATTCCTGCACCGTCCA GATGTCCATGACTGTTTCCTCGACCTCTTTCAGACACACCTCCACTTTGTGTCCAACACCTGCAGTCTCACCTACCAG GGCACTCTTCCACTAAAAGAGATCACTATCAGCAAGCTCCAGAGTAACTACAACCAACCACAGGAATTTGCGTTCCAGATAAGCG GTGTTAGTCTGAACAGCATCATTGTCTACTGCACAAGTCAGAAGGACATGGAAAATTGGTTCAGCCTGCTGAAGCAGCAGATCGAAGTGAATGGAGGAACGCCGATAGCACCCGGGTCGTACACGGAGACCAAG TGTGGTGAAGAGGGTGGTGAGGGTGGAGAGGAGCTGAGGAACTCCATCAGCAATGAGCCCATCTACGAATGGGAGGGGTCGCAGAGGGAGAGCCTGGGACCCATCGTCTACGTGACCAAGGTCAAGCTGCAGCACCTGCCCTGCCAG GAACAGAGCGACAGATTGCTGGTCATGTATCCAGACACGATGATCTTCCTCTCTGAAGAGAACCATCGCCTGTTCTACAAG GGGAAACTCCCTCTCAACATGATCACCGTGACGACCCCCTGCCAGGACGTCAAGCCCAACACGTTCATGATTGAAG GCAAGCTGATCAACCCCATCATCGTGACATGCCTGGACAGGGCCGAGTTTCATGACTGGATTCAGCATTTCAAATCATCGGACGTGCCAATTCTCATCCCCCCTCCACCTGTCTATGACATCATCTACACCCCAACGCAGAGAGAG GCTCCAGAACTGGACAGGTGGAGCAACAACAGCCGCAGCAGGACCAGCTCTGTCAGGCAGTCTCACAGTGGCCGGGGGTCCCGCGAGCTGCAGGTTCCTCACATCGAGGACAACCCCCTGTCTCCCGGCTACACCGAACCCCTCTGT TTTGCCTCCAGTCGGCCTCCCTCCATGGAAGTGCAGTCGCTTATGGGGCTTGGCAGTCGTACCAACAGCATGTCATCGCACGGCAGACCACACCCAGAGCTCCGACCGCTGTCCCGGCCTGGCTCTTCCTCCCTGCGCTCCTCTCACGCGTCATCTGAGGGCCCTCTGTCCCCCATTTACAGTACGCCTTACACATCAGCCATGCGCAGCGGCCCCGTCCAGCATGTTGAAAAAGCTCCTCTTATTAAG tCGAACAGCTGGAGCACCCCTCAGAGCTCTCTCAGGTACCCCCACTTAAACACCCAGCGCCACTCTGACATGTACTCCTCCCGCAAGCCCCTCTCGCCTCTCTACGACGACCCCAGCACGCCTGGGGTGCAGCACCTCCCCGGGAGCCACATGAAGCTGGAG CAGCAGTCCTGGCAGAGCTGCGCGGAGCAGCAGTGCCCACCCCTGGTGCTGAAGGCACCTCCCCCAGGCAGAAAGAACAGAAACAGCCTGGTGCAGGACCAGGACATTCAAGCCCCGGACTGGGCATCGGAACGGCGGGCTGACGCCGTCTCCAGGCTAAAGCTCTTGCCTGGGCCGCAACACGGTCGCCTAACACAA GACATCTTCCCGTCCCGTCTCGCTACGGACGCTGAGCAGATCACATACAGCTATTTGCCAG ACGACAACAGTTATCTGCGTCCCGCTGAACCGGACGACCAGGAAGTGGACTACGACAACATTTGGGAATATGACAGCGCTAGCGGAATGATACAGCCCCGCTCCAGGATCCTTCCCCACCGAACTGCGGAACTGGAGTTCGCTGCTCCGGGCCTCGGCGCCGTGGCAACACGGCAGAGATGGTCGTAA